In Fusarium oxysporum Fo47 chromosome VII, complete sequence, the following proteins share a genomic window:
- a CDS encoding fatty acid desaturase-domain-containing protein, whose protein sequence is MTSLSTSTVPGQHPAFRHTVTDFESSTFPSSLSSVDANQAKPTHGRLLDTYGNEFTPPDFTIKDIRDAIPKHCFERSTFKGYIYILRDMICLVTTFTIFYNFVTPEYILSTPVRALLWGLYTTLQGLFGTGLWVIAHECGHQAFSESRLINDATGWVLHSALLVPYFSWQISHGKHHKATGNMERDMVFVPRTREQHATRIGRMAYELSELTEETPAYTLLRLVMKQLVGWPSYILTNVTGHNYHECQGEGRGKGKKNGLGGGVNHFDPRSPIYEAKQAKLIILSDIGIGIAIAALVYFGNTFGWTNMLVWYGIPYLWVNHWLVAITFLQHTDPTLPHYTADEWNFVRGAAATIDRDMGFIGRHLLHGIIETHVLHHYVSTIPFYNADEASKAIRPVMGDHYRADTKDGAWGFIRALWISARMCQWVEPSAEAEGASKGILFFRNHNGLGTKPVVLKKPE, encoded by the exons ATGACTTCCCTCTCGACCTCGACGGTCCCCGGGCAGCACCCAGCATTTCGGCACACCGTCACTGACTTCGAGTCCTCGACCTTCCCTTCTTCGCTCTCTTCGGTGGATGCCAACCAGGCCAAGCCTACACATGGCCGTCTCCTTGATACATATGGCAACGAGTTCACGCCCCCCGACTTCACCATTAAGGATATCCGCGATGCCATCCCAAAGCACTGCTTCGAGCGATCCACCTTCAAGGGCTACATTTACATCCTCCGCGACATGATCTGCCTTGTCACCACCTTCACCATCTTCTACAACTTCGTGACTCCTGAATACATTCTCTCCACGCCTGTACGAGCCCTGCTCTGGGGCCTATACACTACGCTCCAGGGTCTCTTTGGAACTGGTCTCTGGGTCATTGCCCACGAATGTGGCCATCAAGCGTTCTCTGAGTCTCGCCTTATCAATGACGCGACCGGCTGGGTCCTTCACTCAGCTCTTCTTGTCCCATACTTCAGTTGGCAGATCTCCCATGGCAAACACCATAAGGCCACTGGAAATATGGAGCGTGACATGGTCTTTGTTCCTCGCACTCGCGAGCAGCACGCCACCCGCATTGGCCGCATGGCCTACGAGCTCTCTGAACTGACTGAGGAGACCCCCGCTTACACCCTGCTTAGGCTGGTCATGAAGCAGCTCGTCGGTTGGCCCAGCTATATCCTCACTAACGTCACTGGTCATAACTACCATGAATGCCAGGGTGAGGGTCGCGGcaaggggaagaagaacgGCTTGGGGGGAGGTGTAAACCACTTCGACCCCCGAAGCCCCATATATGAggccaagcaagccaagcttATCATACTGAGTGATATAGGTATCGGGATCGCTATTGCGGCTCTTGTATACTTTGGCAACACTTTCGGTTGGACCAACATGCTTGTCTGGTATGGCATTCCCTATCTCTGGGTCAACCACTGGCTTG TTGCCATCACTTTCCTCCAGCATACTGATCCGACGCTTCCTCACTATACTGCGGACGAGTGGAACTTTGTTCgtggtgctgctgctacGATCGATCGTGACATGGGCTTCATCGGCCGACACTTGCTCCACGGTATCATCGAGACCCACGTCCTACACCATTATGTTAGCACCATTCCCTTCTACAACGCCGACGAGGCCTCAAAAGCTATCCGACCCGTCATGGGCGACCACTATCGCGCCGACACTAAGGATGGCGCCTGGGGCTTCATTCGTGCCTTGTGGATCAGCGCCCGGATGTGTCAGTGGGTTGAGCCTAGTGCTGAGGCCGAGGGAGCTAGCAAAggtatcctcttcttccgcAACCACAACGGTCTGGGTACCAAGCCTGTCGTTCTAAAGAAACCCGAGTAG